GTGAACCTGACAGAGGATCAACCGTCCAAGCACCACTATATTCAACTGAAGCAGACAATCGGTCGTTCATCtttatatataaacaaaaaaaagcagaaaagaaatGGCGACATTTATCTGTCAAGCACAACACAGGTATGAACCGCACCTCTGAATATTCCGTGGCGGTCCAAAAACCGCGGTGATAATCTAGCAATTGCTTGACACGGCAACGGCGACCGTGCTCGGTTGGTTGGCCCGTCGCGCGTCAACGTTACGAGGCGATTAAAACCACGGCGTAGGTGGCGTATACTTTCGCCCGGTCTTCCCACGCCACCACAGCGGCGACGAGACCaccgaacaagaagaagaagaagaagaagcgaggTTTCTTGCTGCTCCCTCCCACCGGACGATCGCGTCGCGTCGACCGTGGCGAGCACGGCCGCGTCGTCCTCGGTCTCGGAGGCGCCGCCCACGGACGTAGTGAAGAGGATGGCCGTCTCCAAGGACGCCGCCGATGACATGATGCGCGTGCTGTCCATCTACGACGCGCGCTTGCTCCCCATGTCCCCTCCGGCGGAGGGTGAAGCGGCCGGGGAGGCATACGGATGCGatgagagggaggcggaggagcaggagcaggaggaggaggcgtttGCCGCCGCGGAGGACGTCATCCGCCGGTgcaactcctcctcgtcgtcgtccggtaTGATTGATTACCTGTACGCCGTCGACGACGCCCTCGCCGCGGCCGCGCTCCAGGGCGGCCTCGCCTCCCGCGCGGCCGAGGCCGTGCAGGCCGCCATGCCGCGCCTGGAGGAGGAGGCGCGCGCGCTGCTCTGCTCCTCGTCCGCGCGGCGCCTCTCGCTCTCCTCGGACGACCTCGACGACGCGGCCTCGCCGCCCGACGCGTCGCCACGGCTCTCCCCGCGCGCGACCGCCTCCGTCCGCGGCGTCGCGGACCGCATGCTGCGCGCCGGCTATGGCCCGGAGCTCGCGCAGGTGTACGTCACCGCCCGCCGCGACGCCCTCGCGGAGGCCGTGGCGCACCAGCTGGGCGCCGCCGAGCCCGTGGCCATCGAGGAGGTGTTGAGGATGGAATGGGCGGTGCTAGACCAGAAGATGCGGCGGTGGAACCATGCCATCCGGGCCGTGGTCAGGACCCTcctcgccggcgagcggcggctctgCGACGAGGTCTTCGCGTCCGACGAGGAGCTCGGCCACGAGTGCTTCGCCGACGTCTCCAGGGGCTGCGTCCTGCAGCTGCTCGGCTTCGCGGACGCCGTCGCCATGTCTGCGCGCGCCACCGAGAAGCTCTACCGCACGCTCGGCATGTACGAGGCGCTCGCCGACGTCGCGCCGGAGCTCGAGGCCCTCTTCACCGGAGACGCGCGCGAGCTCTTCGCCGCCGAGGTCTCAGCCGTGGCCGCGCGGCTGGGCTCCACCCTGCGCCGCACGATCGAGGAGTTCGGCAGCGCCATCCAGGGCGAGTCGTCGAGGAGGCCCGTGCAGGGCGGGGAGATCCACCCCATGAACCGCTACGTGATCAACTACTGCGGCCTCCTCGCGGACTGCCGCAGCACGCTGGACATGATCCTCGTCAACACCGCCGATGCGGTCGACGGCGACGAAGccaccggcggtggcggcggcgctacGTCGACGCCGTCAGGGCGGTGCATGCTCGAGCTGCTGACCCGGCTGCTGAGCAAGATGGACGAGAAGTCGTGCCTCTACGACGACGCCGGCCTGAAGCACATATTCCTCATGAACAACCTCTACTACATCGTGCAGAAGGTGATGGACTCCCCGCTCCGGGAGCTGCTCGGCGACGACTGGATCCGCCGGCACCGCGGCCAGATCCGGCAGTACGAGACGGGCTACCTCCGGGCGTCGTGGATCACCGTGCTATCCGTCCTCAGGGACGACGGCGGCAGCGCGGCGCCGACGGTCAAGGACAAGGCGAGGAGCTTCAACGCGGCGTTCGAGGAGCTGTACCGGAACCAGACGGCGTGGAAAGTGATCGACCCGCAGCTCCGGGAGGAGCTCCGCATCGCCGTGTCGGAGCGGCTTATCCCGGCGTACCGGTCGTTCCTGTCGCGACCGAGGCCGCAGACGGGATCGTCCAGCGGCAGCCGGCACTCGGCGTCGAAGCACGTGAAGTACACCCTTGAGGATCTCGAGGACTACATGCTGGACTTCTTCGAAGGCGTGCAGAAGTTCGTCAAGTGATCGGGGGACCGGAGCAGAGGACCTCTGCTTGTGACTCCGCAACATTCTTCAGAGGCAGCTTTGTGCTGCCGGGACGTGATCGGGCGATGCACTGCGGCACGGATTCATGATTTGTTTTGCTAAGCATTGCTCACCAGTACTAGTAGTACACGTCCATTGTCGACACATCTGTAAATAGGATAAGAACTCGGGAGTGTATATATAGTGCATAGGATTTCCATAAAACTTAAACTCTGACATTAGattttttttaacacaatacagacgcaagcgctcatacatacgcacatacactcgcccctatgaatgcacacat
This portion of the Triticum dicoccoides isolate Atlit2015 ecotype Zavitan chromosome 7A, WEW_v2.0, whole genome shotgun sequence genome encodes:
- the LOC119327410 gene encoding exocyst complex component EXO70B1-like → MAVSKDAADDMMRVLSIYDARLLPMSPPAEGEAAGEAYGCDEREAEEQEQEEEAFAAAEDVIRRCNSSSSSSGMIDYLYAVDDALAAAALQGGLASRAAEAVQAAMPRLEEEARALLCSSSARRLSLSSDDLDDAASPPDASPRLSPRATASVRGVADRMLRAGYGPELAQVYVTARRDALAEAVAHQLGAAEPVAIEEVLRMEWAVLDQKMRRWNHAIRAVVRTLLAGERRLCDEVFASDEELGHECFADVSRGCVLQLLGFADAVAMSARATEKLYRTLGMYEALADVAPELEALFTGDARELFAAEVSAVAARLGSTLRRTIEEFGSAIQGESSRRPVQGGEIHPMNRYVINYCGLLADCRSTLDMILVNTADAVDGDEATGGGGGATSTPSGRCMLELLTRLLSKMDEKSCLYDDAGLKHIFLMNNLYYIVQKVMDSPLRELLGDDWIRRHRGQIRQYETGYLRASWITVLSVLRDDGGSAAPTVKDKARSFNAAFEELYRNQTAWKVIDPQLREELRIAVSERLIPAYRSFLSRPRPQTGSSSGSRHSASKHVKYTLEDLEDYMLDFFEGVQKFVK